One region of Alosa alosa isolate M-15738 ecotype Scorff River chromosome 1, AALO_Geno_1.1, whole genome shotgun sequence genomic DNA includes:
- the rnf152 gene encoding E3 ubiquitin-protein ligase rnf152 has translation MSSRGQDPQLECQICFHFYSSWRRPKLLGCGHTCCSVCLRRICRARRELACPWCRSLTLLPKGLSVSELPDDPQTLPLLVRQAPVFMRLPGHDCYLLPLAVDAQAPLLPAELAPCLVRACQLKGVTMVTHADNRMLDLESGGGGVGVEGEEYQREEQEVEQSRWTKVCTVVLVVIIFLLLLGVILQNITCVSKPFTIISCG, from the coding sequence ATGTCTTCTCGGGGTCAGGACCCGCAGCTGGAGTGCCAGATCTGCTTTCACTTCTACAGTAGCTGGCGGCGGCCCAAGCTGTTGGGCTGTGGTCACACCTGCTGCTCGGTGTGCCTGCGGCGCATATGCAGGGCCCGGCGGGAGCTTGCCTGCCCCTGGTGCCGCTCCCTCACCCTCCTCCCCAAGGGCCTCTCCGTGTCCGAGCTCCCCGATGACCCACAGACGCTTCCCCTCCTGGTGCGCCAAGCGCCCGTGTTCATGCGCCTGCCCGGCCACGACTGCTACCTGCTGCCCTTGGCGGTGGATGCCCAGGCTCCTCTGTTGCCCGCGGAGCTTGCACCCTGCTTGGTCAGAGCCTGTCAGTTGAAGGGTGTTACCATGGTGACACATGCCGATAACAGGATGCTGGATTTGGAGAGCGGAGGAGGCGGAGTAGGAGTAGAAGGAGAAGAATaccagagagaggagcaggaagTTGAACAGTCACGCTGGACAAAGGTCTGCACAGTGGTCCTCGTtgtcatcatcttcctccttcTGCTAGGCGTCATTTTGCAAAATATTACATGTGTCTCCAAACCTTTCACAATAATATCATGTGGATAA